The following proteins are co-located in the Streptomyces sp. NBC_00435 genome:
- a CDS encoding DUF4349 domain-containing protein → MHTQYRRFGRRPATALAALSLAGALALTGCSAASDDKAAARGDAAAPRQPEAAGNGAAPAPAASGAPGPSADRNQAPARTQIIRTATLRVETADAQKATAGARTAAEGAGGYVGNETTKRDGGGAMTSTVTLRVPGERFDAVLATMEGSGKLLDRKVEAQDVTQKVADADSRVKSQQASVARVREMMEKASGLSEVVTLEAELSKRQSDLESLLAQQTALKDQTSLGTITLTFSEPAKAEEKAPERKPGFADALVGGWYVFATLIKYLLMALAAASPFLLTGAVLALAFRKYRKWRPAKPRTAPTPRRVPAQPGPLWSATPPAGGPVAGGPVAGGPVAGGPVDPAGPRPDVRD, encoded by the coding sequence ATGCACACCCAGTACAGACGGTTCGGGCGGCGCCCGGCGACGGCCCTGGCCGCGCTCTCCCTTGCCGGGGCCCTCGCGCTCACCGGCTGCTCCGCCGCGAGCGACGACAAGGCGGCGGCCAGGGGGGACGCGGCGGCTCCGCGGCAGCCGGAGGCCGCCGGGAACGGTGCGGCGCCGGCCCCGGCCGCGTCGGGCGCACCGGGACCGTCCGCGGACCGGAACCAGGCGCCCGCACGCACCCAGATCATCCGCACGGCGACGCTGAGGGTGGAGACGGCGGACGCCCAGAAGGCGACGGCCGGGGCCCGGACGGCGGCGGAGGGCGCGGGCGGGTACGTGGGCAACGAGACCACCAAACGTGACGGCGGCGGGGCGATGACCTCGACGGTGACCCTGCGGGTGCCGGGCGAGCGCTTCGACGCGGTGCTGGCCACGATGGAGGGCAGCGGGAAGCTGCTGGACCGCAAGGTCGAGGCGCAGGACGTGACGCAGAAGGTCGCGGACGCCGACAGCCGGGTCAAGTCGCAGCAGGCGAGCGTGGCGCGGGTGCGCGAGATGATGGAGAAGGCCTCGGGGCTGAGCGAGGTGGTCACGCTGGAGGCCGAGCTCAGCAAGCGCCAGTCCGACCTGGAGTCGCTGCTCGCGCAGCAGACGGCGCTGAAGGACCAGACCTCGCTCGGCACGATCACGCTGACGTTCTCGGAGCCGGCGAAGGCCGAGGAGAAGGCGCCGGAGCGGAAGCCGGGGTTCGCGGACGCCCTGGTCGGTGGCTGGTACGTCTTCGCGACCCTCATCAAGTACTTGCTGATGGCGCTCGCCGCCGCCTCTCCCTTCCTGCTGACGGGCGCGGTGCTGGCGCTCGCCTTCCGGAAGTACCGCAAGTGGCGGCCGGCGAAGCCGAGGACGGCTCCGACGCCGAGGCGGGTTCCGGCGCAGCCCGGTCCGCTGTGGTCGGCGACGCCTCCGGCCGGTGGTCCGGTGGCCGGTGGTCCGGTGGCCGGTGGTCCGGTGGCCGGTGGTCCGGTGGATCCGGCGGGCCCGCGGCCGGACGTCCGGGACTGA
- the hemQ gene encoding hydrogen peroxide-dependent heme synthase: MTAPEKIPNAGKKAKDLNEVIRYTLWSVFKLKDVLPENRAGFADEVQELFDQLAAKDITVRGTYDVSGLRADADIMIWWHAETSDELQTAYNLFRRTKLGRALEPVWSNMALHRPAEFNKSHIPAFLADETPRDYVSVYPFVRSYDWYLLPDEDRRRMLKDHGMMARGYPDVRANTVASFSLGDYEWLLAFEADELYRIVDLMRHLRASEARMHVREEVPFYTGRRKSVADLVAGLA, encoded by the coding sequence ATGACTGCACCAGAGAAGATTCCCAACGCGGGGAAGAAGGCGAAGGACCTCAACGAGGTCATCCGCTACACCCTGTGGTCCGTCTTCAAGCTGAAGGACGTGCTGCCCGAGAACCGCGCCGGCTTCGCCGACGAGGTCCAGGAGCTGTTCGACCAGCTGGCCGCCAAGGACATCACCGTCCGCGGCACCTATGACGTCTCCGGCCTGCGCGCCGACGCGGACATCATGATCTGGTGGCACGCGGAGACCTCCGACGAGCTGCAGACCGCCTACAACCTGTTCCGCCGCACCAAGCTGGGCCGCGCGCTGGAGCCGGTCTGGTCGAACATGGCCCTGCACCGCCCGGCCGAGTTCAACAAGTCGCACATCCCGGCCTTCCTGGCCGACGAGACGCCGCGCGACTACGTCAGCGTCTACCCCTTCGTGCGCAGCTACGACTGGTACCTGCTGCCCGACGAGGACCGCCGCCGCATGCTCAAGGACCACGGCATGATGGCCCGCGGCTACCCCGACGTGCGCGCCAACACCGTCGCCTCCTTCTCGCTCGGCGACTACGAGTGGCTGCTGGCCTTCGAGGCCGACGAGCTGTACCGCATCGTCGACCTCATGCGCCACCTGCGCGCCTCCGAGGCCCGTATGCACGTCCGTGAAGAGGTGCCCTTCTACACCGGACGCCGCAAGTCCGTCGCCGATCTGGTGGCCGGACTCGCCTGA
- a CDS encoding DUF3000 domain-containing protein — protein sequence MAAAQGRFSDGADGTDSAKESSVPLPFRRAVDGLKKARLRQGIEIDPTKPPQRLAPHAYALEAAVVDGEEDLADGRLILLHDPSGHDAWQGTFRLVTLVRAELEPEMAVDPLLPEVCWSWLTGALDARGLTYGEASGTVTMAASHYFGGLGERRPATQIEIRASWTPREGVGGVPDTAAHLSAWCELLCQIAGLPPVGPTETVTGVVSLPQRRGPHHPQG from the coding sequence ATGGCTGCGGCTCAGGGACGATTTTCAGATGGCGCTGACGGTACGGACAGCGCGAAGGAGAGCTCCGTCCCGCTCCCGTTCCGGCGGGCGGTCGACGGCTTGAAGAAGGCGAGGCTGCGGCAGGGGATCGAGATCGACCCCACCAAGCCACCACAGAGACTGGCCCCGCACGCGTACGCGCTGGAGGCGGCGGTCGTGGACGGCGAGGAAGACCTGGCCGACGGCCGGCTCATCCTCCTGCACGACCCGTCCGGGCACGACGCCTGGCAGGGCACCTTCCGGCTGGTGACGCTCGTACGGGCGGAACTGGAGCCGGAGATGGCCGTGGACCCGCTCCTCCCGGAGGTGTGCTGGTCCTGGCTGACGGGGGCGCTGGACGCCCGCGGGCTGACGTACGGGGAGGCGAGCGGAACCGTCACCATGGCCGCCTCGCACTACTTCGGCGGGCTCGGGGAGCGACGGCCGGCGACGCAGATCGAGATCAGGGCGTCGTGGACGCCGCGCGAGGGAGTGGGCGGGGTGCCGGACACCGCCGCACACCTGTCGGCATGGTGCGAACTGCTGTGCCAGATCGCGGGGCTGCCGCCGGTCGGTCCGACCGAGACGGTGACCGGCGTGGTCTCACTGCCGCAGCGGCGCGGTCCGCACCACCCGCAGGGCTAG
- a CDS encoding IS110 family transposase, producing MIDISGIGAFLGLDVGKGEHHATAVTPAGKKAFDKRLPNSEPKLREVFGRLQAKHGTVLVVVDQPASIGALPLAVARDMGCPVAYLPGLTMRRIADLYPGEAKTDARDAFVIADAARVMPHTLRSVDLEEETIAELEMIVGFDDDLAGEATRISNRLRGLLTQIHPSLERVLGPRVQHPAVLKLLDQFGSPAQIRKAGRRRLVTLIRPKAPRMAERLVEDIFTALDEQTVVVPGTDAAALIVPSLANSLQAVLDQRKLLAARIEELLELHPLSKVLTSMPGIGVRTGARILIDVGDGSSFPSAAHLAAYAGLAPTTRSSGSSIRGEQPSRRGNKQLKRAFFLSAFAALADPASRAYYDKKISQGKHHTQALLCLARRRADVLFAMLRDGTFYEPQTAPSP from the coding sequence GTGATCGACATCAGCGGCATCGGCGCCTTCCTCGGCCTGGACGTCGGCAAGGGCGAACACCACGCCACCGCCGTCACGCCGGCCGGGAAGAAGGCCTTCGATAAGCGGCTGCCCAACAGTGAGCCCAAGCTCCGCGAGGTCTTCGGGAGACTGCAGGCCAAGCACGGGACCGTGCTGGTCGTGGTCGACCAGCCGGCCTCCATCGGCGCTCTGCCGCTCGCAGTCGCGAGGGACATGGGCTGCCCGGTCGCCTATCTGCCCGGGCTGACGATGCGACGGATCGCTGATCTCTATCCGGGCGAGGCCAAGACTGATGCCCGCGACGCGTTCGTCATCGCGGACGCGGCCCGCGTCATGCCCCACACGCTCCGCTCGGTCGATCTCGAGGAGGAAACCATCGCCGAGCTGGAGATGATCGTCGGCTTCGACGACGACCTCGCGGGTGAGGCAACCCGGATCAGCAACCGTCTCCGCGGCCTTCTCACGCAGATCCATCCGTCGCTGGAACGGGTCCTGGGCCCGCGAGTGCAGCATCCGGCGGTGCTCAAGCTCCTCGACCAGTTCGGTTCCCCAGCCCAGATCCGCAAGGCCGGACGCCGTCGCCTCGTGACCTTGATACGTCCCAAGGCGCCGCGGATGGCCGAGCGGCTGGTCGAGGACATCTTCACGGCTCTGGACGAGCAGACCGTCGTCGTCCCGGGCACCGACGCGGCCGCATTGATCGTCCCCAGCCTCGCCAACTCTCTCCAGGCAGTGCTTGACCAGCGAAAACTCCTCGCAGCCCGGATCGAGGAACTGCTGGAGCTCCACCCTCTTTCCAAGGTCCTGACGTCCATGCCGGGGATCGGCGTCAGGACCGGAGCCCGCATCCTCATCGACGTCGGCGACGGCAGTTCGTTCCCGTCCGCCGCTCACCTCGCTGCCTATGCCGGCCTCGCCCCGACGACCCGCAGTTCCGGTTCGTCGATCCGCGGCGAGCAACCATCCCGACGCGGAAACAAGCAGCTCAAACGGGCCTTCTTCCTCTCCGCGTTCGCAGCCCTCGCCGACCCGGCCTCCCGGGCCTACTACGACAAGAAGATCAGCCAGGGCAAACACCACACCCAAGCACTCCTCTGCCTCGCCCGACGACGAGCCGACGTCCTCTTCGCCATGCTCCGAGACGGCACCTTCTACGAACCCCAGACCGCCCCATCACCTTGA
- the hemE gene encoding uroporphyrinogen decarboxylase encodes MSANTRPTGTPSQTYDSAFLKACRREPVPHTPVWFMRQAGRSLPEYRKVREGTQMLESCMRPDLVTEITLQPVRRHNVDAAIFFSDIVVPLKAIGIDLDIKPGIGPVVAQPIRRREDLAQLRDLTPEDVSYVTEAIGMLTGELGSTPLIGFAGAPFTLASYLVEGGPSKNHEHTKALMYGDPELWADLLDRLAEITSAFLKVQIEAGASAVQLFDSWVGALAPADYRRSVMPASAKVLASVASYGVPRIHFGVGTGELLGLMGEAGADVMGVDYRVSLAEAVHRVGPGKALQGNLDPAVLFSTPEAVEAKTDEVLAAAAGLEGHIFNLGHGVLPTTNPDALTRLVDYVHTRTAR; translated from the coding sequence GTGAGCGCCAACACCCGCCCCACGGGCACGCCGAGCCAGACGTACGATTCCGCCTTCCTGAAGGCGTGCCGGCGGGAGCCGGTGCCGCACACCCCGGTGTGGTTCATGCGGCAGGCGGGCCGCTCGCTCCCCGAGTACCGCAAGGTCCGCGAGGGCACGCAGATGCTGGAATCCTGCATGCGCCCCGACCTGGTCACCGAGATCACGCTGCAGCCCGTCCGCCGTCACAACGTGGACGCGGCCATCTTCTTCTCCGACATCGTGGTCCCGCTGAAGGCCATCGGCATCGACCTGGACATCAAGCCGGGCATCGGCCCGGTCGTCGCCCAGCCGATCCGCCGCCGCGAGGACCTCGCACAGTTGCGCGACCTCACCCCGGAGGACGTCTCCTACGTCACCGAGGCGATCGGCATGCTCACGGGTGAACTGGGCTCCACGCCGTTGATCGGTTTCGCCGGCGCACCTTTCACCCTCGCGAGCTACCTGGTGGAGGGCGGCCCGTCCAAGAACCACGAGCACACCAAGGCCCTCATGTACGGGGACCCGGAGCTCTGGGCCGACCTGCTCGACCGCCTCGCGGAGATCACCTCGGCCTTCCTCAAGGTCCAGATCGAGGCCGGTGCCTCGGCCGTCCAGCTCTTCGACTCCTGGGTCGGCGCGCTCGCCCCGGCGGACTACCGACGCTCGGTGATGCCGGCGTCGGCGAAGGTCCTGGCGTCCGTCGCCTCGTACGGAGTCCCGCGCATCCACTTCGGCGTGGGCACGGGCGAGCTCCTCGGCCTCATGGGCGAGGCCGGCGCGGACGTCATGGGCGTCGACTACCGCGTCTCGCTGGCCGAGGCCGTCCACCGGGTCGGCCCCGGCAAGGCGCTCCAGGGCAACCTGGACCCGGCGGTCCTCTTCTCCACCCCGGAGGCGGTGGAGGCCAAGACGGACGAGGTCCTCGCCGCGGCCGCCGGCCTGGAGGGCCACATCTTCAACCTGGGCCACGGCGTCCTCCCGACGACCAACCCGGACGCCCTGACCCGCCTCGTGGACTACGTCCACACGCGGACGGCCCGCTGA
- a CDS encoding FAD-dependent oxidoreductase, translated as MANSRERLVVVGGDAAGMSAASQARRLKGPAELEITAFERGHFTSYSACGIPYWIGGQVGGRDELIARTPEEHRARDIDLRTRTEVVELDLAGQRVRARDLDSGSEYWTEYDKLVLATGARPVRPRLPGIGAHGVHGVQTLDDGQRLTDSLERAPGRRAVVVGAGYIGVEMAEALVGRGFEVTVLHRGEQPMATLDPDMGGLVHSAMNGMGIRTVARAEVTKILTDEEGRACAVATASGEEYPADVVVLGIGVEPRTALARAAGLPLGESGGLLTDLSMRVRGHGNIWSGGDCVEVLDLVAGRMRHIPLGTHANKHGQVIGSNVGGGYATFPGVVGTAVSKVCDLEIARTGLRERDALAVGLSFVTATIRSTNTAGYYPGAEEMTVKMLAERRTGRLLGVQIVGGAGSAKRVDIAAVALTAGMTVDQIVSLDLGYAPPFSPVWDPVLVAARKAVSAVRAAGV; from the coding sequence ATGGCGAACAGCAGGGAACGGCTGGTGGTGGTCGGCGGGGACGCGGCGGGGATGTCCGCCGCGTCCCAGGCCCGGCGGCTGAAGGGCCCGGCGGAGCTGGAGATCACCGCTTTCGAGCGCGGGCACTTCACCTCGTACTCCGCGTGCGGGATCCCGTACTGGATCGGCGGCCAGGTCGGCGGCCGGGACGAGCTGATCGCCCGGACCCCCGAGGAGCACCGGGCGCGGGACATCGACCTGCGGACCCGGACGGAGGTCGTGGAACTCGACCTCGCGGGGCAGCGGGTGCGTGCCCGCGATCTGGACTCGGGGTCCGAGTACTGGACGGAGTACGACAAGCTCGTCCTCGCCACCGGCGCCCGACCGGTCCGCCCCCGGCTGCCGGGCATCGGCGCGCACGGGGTGCACGGGGTGCAGACGCTGGACGACGGGCAGCGCCTGACGGACTCCCTGGAGCGGGCCCCGGGCCGCCGGGCGGTCGTGGTCGGCGCGGGCTACATCGGCGTGGAGATGGCGGAGGCCCTGGTCGGGCGGGGCTTCGAGGTGACCGTGCTGCACCGGGGCGAGCAGCCCATGGCCACGCTGGACCCGGACATGGGCGGCCTGGTGCACAGCGCGATGAACGGCATGGGGATCCGTACGGTCGCCCGCGCCGAGGTGACGAAGATCCTGACGGACGAGGAGGGCCGGGCCTGCGCGGTGGCCACGGCCTCGGGCGAGGAGTACCCGGCGGACGTGGTGGTCCTCGGCATCGGCGTCGAGCCGCGCACGGCACTGGCCCGCGCGGCGGGTCTCCCGCTGGGCGAGTCGGGCGGTCTGCTGACCGACCTCTCCATGCGGGTGCGGGGACACGGGAACATCTGGTCGGGCGGCGACTGCGTGGAGGTCCTGGACCTGGTGGCGGGCCGCATGCGGCACATCCCGCTGGGCACGCACGCGAACAAGCACGGCCAGGTGATCGGCTCGAACGTGGGCGGCGGCTACGCGACCTTCCCCGGCGTGGTGGGCACGGCCGTGAGCAAGGTGTGCGACCTGGAGATCGCCCGTACGGGGCTGCGCGAGCGGGACGCCCTGGCGGTCGGCCTCAGCTTCGTCACGGCGACGATCCGCTCGACGAACACGGCGGGCTACTACCCGGGGGCCGAGGAGATGACGGTCAAGATGCTGGCGGAACGCCGTACGGGGCGCCTCCTGGGTGTCCAGATCGTCGGCGGCGCGGGCTCCGCGAAGCGGGTGGACATCGCCGCGGTGGCCCTGACGGCCGGCATGACGGTGGACCAGATCGTCTCCCTGGACCTGGGCTACGCCCCGCCCTTCTCCCCGGTCTGGGACCCGGTCCTGGTGGCGGCCCGCAAGGCGGTCTCCGCGGTGCGGGCGGCGGGGGTCTGA
- the hemG gene encoding protoporphyrinogen oxidase: protein MHEADMRTDRPAPAGHVVVIGGGIAGLAAAHRLLADGLRVTLLEAGPRLGGKLLAGELAGLRVDLGAESVLARRPEALALARAVGLGDALQPPATATARLWTRGELRPMPGGHVMGVPGDLGPLAASGVLSAEGLARAGAEAGLEPEEIGEDVALGEYVAARLGHEVVDRLVEPLLGGVYAGNAYRISMRAAVPQLFEAARTHASLGEGVRELQRRAALAGQTGPVFSGIEGGIGRLPLAVAEACRAAGARLLTDTPARELTRTATGWRLVAGTAGSPGGAEVIEADGIVLATPAGPAARLLEGLAPAAAAELRGVEYASMALVTMAFRRSDLPAAIADGGASGFLVPPVDGRTIKASTFSSNKWAWAGTDPELFLLRTSVGRHADEADLGRSDEELVEVSRVDLGEAVGLAATARPVASTVTRWEGGLPQYPVGHLERVARIRTAVAALPGLAVCGALYDGVGIPACIASAGKAADVVIATLGTRGAPLAQTTDQHTGQ from the coding sequence ATGCACGAAGCGGACATGCGTACGGACCGGCCGGCCCCCGCCGGCCACGTCGTCGTCATCGGCGGCGGTATCGCCGGCCTCGCGGCGGCCCACCGACTGCTCGCCGACGGCCTGCGCGTCACGCTCCTGGAGGCCGGCCCGCGCCTCGGCGGCAAACTGCTCGCGGGCGAACTGGCCGGCCTGCGCGTCGACCTCGGCGCCGAATCCGTGCTCGCCCGCCGCCCCGAAGCCCTCGCGCTGGCCCGCGCCGTGGGGCTCGGCGACGCCCTGCAGCCGCCCGCCACCGCCACCGCCCGCCTGTGGACCCGCGGTGAACTGCGCCCCATGCCGGGCGGCCACGTCATGGGTGTTCCCGGCGACCTGGGCCCGCTCGCCGCCTCCGGAGTGCTCTCCGCCGAGGGCCTGGCCCGGGCCGGGGCCGAAGCCGGGCTGGAGCCCGAGGAGATCGGCGAGGACGTGGCCCTCGGCGAGTACGTCGCCGCCCGCCTCGGCCACGAGGTCGTCGACCGGCTCGTGGAACCGCTCCTCGGCGGGGTCTACGCCGGCAACGCCTACCGCATCTCGATGCGGGCCGCCGTCCCCCAGCTCTTCGAAGCCGCCCGTACGCACGCCTCACTGGGCGAGGGCGTACGGGAACTGCAGCGCCGGGCCGCCCTCGCGGGGCAGACCGGCCCCGTCTTCTCCGGCATCGAAGGCGGCATCGGACGCCTCCCGCTCGCCGTCGCCGAGGCCTGCCGGGCGGCCGGAGCCCGCCTCCTCACCGACACCCCCGCGCGCGAGCTGACCCGTACCGCCACCGGGTGGCGCCTGGTCGCCGGTACCGCGGGCAGCCCGGGCGGCGCCGAGGTCATCGAGGCCGACGGCATCGTCCTGGCCACCCCGGCCGGACCCGCCGCCCGGCTGCTCGAAGGGCTGGCCCCCGCGGCCGCCGCCGAGCTGCGCGGCGTCGAGTACGCCTCCATGGCCCTGGTCACGATGGCCTTCCGGCGCTCCGACCTGCCGGCCGCGATCGCCGACGGCGGTGCGAGCGGCTTCCTCGTACCACCCGTGGACGGCCGGACGATCAAGGCCTCGACCTTCTCCAGCAACAAGTGGGCCTGGGCGGGGACCGATCCCGAGCTCTTCCTGCTGCGCACCTCGGTCGGCCGGCACGCCGACGAGGCCGATCTGGGGCGCTCCGACGAGGAACTGGTCGAGGTCTCCCGCGTCGACCTCGGCGAGGCCGTGGGTCTCGCTGCCACCGCCCGCCCGGTCGCCTCCACCGTCACCCGCTGGGAGGGCGGCCTGCCCCAGTACCCCGTCGGCCACCTCGAGCGGGTGGCCCGGATCCGTACCGCCGTGGCCGCCCTGCCGGGGCTCGCGGTGTGCGGAGCCCTCTACGACGGGGTCGGCATCCCGGCCTGCATCGCGAGCGCGGGCAAGGCCGCTGACGTGGTGATCGCCACGTTGGGCACCCGTGGGGCACCCCTGGCACAGACCACTGATCAGCACACGGGACAATAG
- a CDS encoding response regulator transcription factor: MSVLLEQPASLVAYRPNKPTAMVVVADPRVRSTVTRHLWALGVRDVIEASSIAEARPRIGSPRDICVADVHLPDGSGLTLLSETRAAGWPNGLALSAADDIGAVRNALAGGVKGYVVTGTRTNIGLPSRPGAAPIGAAAARMHRRPPGAPSHPGGYRELSGREVEVLRLVAEGQSNKAIGVSMGLSALTVKSHLARIARKLGTGDRAGMVAVALRTGIIH, translated from the coding sequence GTGTCCGTTCTTCTCGAGCAGCCCGCAAGCCTGGTCGCCTACCGCCCGAACAAGCCGACGGCCATGGTCGTCGTGGCCGACCCGCGCGTACGCTCCACCGTGACCCGCCATCTGTGGGCCCTCGGAGTACGCGACGTGATCGAGGCTTCGTCCATCGCGGAGGCCCGTCCACGCATCGGCAGCCCGCGCGACATCTGCGTGGCCGACGTACACCTGCCCGACGGTTCCGGTCTCACCCTGCTCTCCGAGACCCGCGCCGCCGGCTGGCCGAACGGCCTGGCCCTGTCCGCCGCCGACGACATCGGCGCCGTACGCAACGCCCTCGCGGGCGGAGTGAAGGGCTACGTCGTCACCGGCACCCGGACCAACATCGGGCTCCCGTCCCGGCCCGGCGCCGCCCCCATCGGCGCCGCCGCGGCCCGTATGCACCGCCGCCCCCCGGGTGCCCCGAGCCACCCGGGCGGCTACCGAGAGCTCTCCGGCCGCGAGGTCGAGGTCCTGCGCCTCGTCGCGGAGGGCCAGTCCAACAAGGCCATCGGCGTATCGATGGGCCTGTCCGCCCTGACCGTCAAGTCCCACCTCGCCCGGATCGCCCGCAAGCTGGGCACCGGCGACCGGGCCGGGATGGTCGCCGTCGCCCTGCGCACCGGGATCATCCACTGA
- a CDS encoding ribonuclease D: MTDAQETAAGLRTTTGGGPPDDEVSSDGLPIPLLEPREGIPPVVADAAALAGVVAAFAAGTGPVAVDAERASGYRYGQRAYLVQLRREGAGSALIDPVGCPDLSALGDALSGTEWILHAATQDLPCLREIGMAPTSLFDTELAGRLAGFPRVGLGAMVEGVLGYVLEKGHSAVDWSTRPLPEPWLRYAALDVELLVDLRNALEKELDRQGKLDWAHQEFDAIAAAPPAPPRKDPWRRTSGMHKVRRRRQMAVVRELWESRDRIAQRRDVSPGKVLGDAAIVEAALAMPLNVHALSALPGYGQRMGRRQLDQWMAAVERAKALSESELPLPGATPAGPPPPRSWADKDPEAAARLAAARTAVSALAEGLNLPQENLITPDTVRRLCWEPPERLEPDAVAEALTGYGARPWQVEQVTAALVTALAVTDD; the protein is encoded by the coding sequence GTGACAGACGCCCAAGAAACCGCAGCAGGCCTGCGCACCACCACCGGGGGCGGCCCCCCGGACGACGAGGTTTCGTCCGACGGGCTGCCCATCCCCTTGCTCGAACCCCGTGAGGGCATCCCTCCGGTGGTCGCCGACGCCGCCGCGCTCGCCGGGGTGGTAGCGGCCTTCGCCGCGGGCACCGGCCCCGTCGCCGTGGACGCGGAGCGTGCCTCCGGCTACCGCTACGGCCAGCGCGCGTACCTCGTGCAGCTGCGCCGCGAGGGCGCCGGCTCCGCACTGATCGACCCGGTGGGCTGCCCCGATCTCTCCGCCCTGGGTGACGCGCTGTCCGGCACCGAGTGGATCCTGCACGCCGCCACCCAGGACCTGCCGTGCCTGCGCGAAATAGGCATGGCGCCCACCTCCCTCTTCGACACCGAGCTGGCGGGCCGCCTCGCCGGCTTCCCGCGGGTCGGGCTCGGCGCGATGGTCGAGGGCGTCCTCGGCTACGTGCTGGAGAAGGGCCACTCCGCCGTCGACTGGTCCACCCGCCCGCTCCCCGAGCCCTGGCTGCGCTACGCGGCGCTCGACGTGGAGCTGCTCGTGGACCTGCGGAACGCGCTGGAGAAGGAGCTGGACCGGCAGGGCAAGCTGGACTGGGCCCACCAGGAGTTCGACGCCATCGCGGCCGCGCCGCCCGCGCCGCCCCGCAAGGATCCGTGGCGTCGTACGTCCGGCATGCACAAGGTGCGCCGGCGCCGGCAGATGGCCGTCGTACGGGAGCTGTGGGAGTCCCGCGACCGGATCGCGCAGCGACGTGACGTGTCACCGGGCAAGGTGCTGGGTGACGCCGCGATCGTCGAGGCAGCCCTCGCCATGCCGCTGAACGTGCACGCGCTCTCCGCCCTGCCCGGCTACGGCCAGCGCATGGGCCGGCGCCAGCTGGACCAGTGGATGGCCGCCGTGGAGCGGGCGAAGGCCCTGTCCGAGAGCGAGCTGCCGCTGCCGGGCGCGACCCCGGCCGGTCCGCCGCCGCCGCGTTCCTGGGCCGACAAGGACCCGGAGGCCGCGGCGCGGCTCGCGGCGGCCCGCACGGCCGTCTCGGCACTGGCGGAGGGGCTGAACCTGCCGCAGGAGAACCTGATCACCCCCGACACGGTCCGCCGGCTGTGCTGGGAGCCGCCGGAGCGGCTGGAGCCCGACGCGGTGGCCGAGGCCCTGACCGGCTACGGCGCCCGCCCGTGGCAGGTCGAACAGGTGACGGCCGCACTGGTCACGGCCCTGGCCGTGACGGACGACTGA